The genomic stretch GGCGGCGATTCTGCTGCTGGCGGCGGTGGGATCGGTGCCCCGCGCCGCGGTAGCGGCGCCGACGGTCATCAAGATGGCGACGCTGGCTCCGGAGGGGTCGTCGTGGTACCGCGTTCTCCAGGATATGGGAGAGGAGTGGAGGAAGGCGTCCGATGGGGCGATTACGCTGCGCATCTATCCTGGTGGCGTCGCCGGGGACGAGGACGCGGTGATCCGGAAGATGCGTATCGGCCAGATCCAGGCGGCCGCCA from Candidatus Deferrimicrobium sp. encodes the following:
- the dctP gene encoding TRAP transporter substrate-binding protein DctP, which codes for MNCFSIRRAAAILLLAAVGSVPRAAVAAPTVIKMATLAPEGSSWYRVLQDMGEEWRKASDGAITLRIYPGGVAGDEDAVIRKMRIGQIQAAAITGIGLAYLEPSFYALHIPMMYKSDEEFDFVRDRYAPVLER